Proteins encoded in a region of the Rutidosis leptorrhynchoides isolate AG116_Rl617_1_P2 chromosome 9, CSIRO_AGI_Rlap_v1, whole genome shotgun sequence genome:
- the LOC139868810 gene encoding uncharacterized protein, translating into MERAKEQLILPIIYLQWRFHTESNSLWAKVITSIYGSNGGLSSNELPSQFSFCSTWNSIIKAGRKVSSLGIPFTTSFQLHPGDGSATDFWSENWLGGGDLRSRYSRLFHLDQNKEAKVADRVSWHEGGCNFNWQWNRELIGRNRDMLEEMILQIREYFSNNNSNATGTSGGCFWLLAANGRFTTKKMNAIILEKVLAHEKSQPESLKNSLVPKKVEVFIWRARRKRLPSLLELDRRGVDLHSVRCPMCDDDVETIDHVLIFCKIAYDVWTRIYKWWGHGAYSRLSIIETFEGSLNRNTSELGAKIWQAVEWSSGYILWKYRNMKIFKNKKVCAPSIVNEIQIMTFEWISKRLKGPKLEWCSWLSDPQIYLQIN; encoded by the exons ATGGAGAGAGCGAA AGAACAACTTATTCTTCCAATCATCTATCTTCAATGGCGGTTTCATACTGAGTCTAACTCTTTATGGGCCAAAGTCATCACGAGCATATATGGGTCAAACGGTGGTCTTTCTTCTAATGAATTACCTTCACAGTTCTCTTTTTGCAGCACGTGGAATTCCATCATTAAGGCAGGCCGAAAGGTTTCCTCCCTGGGGATACCTTTCACCACGTCTTTTCAATTACATCCAGGTGATGGGTCGGCTACTGATTTCTGGTCAGAAAATTGGCTTGGGGGCGGTGATCTTCGGTCAAGGTATAGCAGGCTGTTTCATTTGGACCAAAATAAAGAAGCGAAAGTGGCGGATAGAGTGAGTTGGCACGAAGGGGGCTGCAACTTCAACTGGCAATGGAATCGTGAACTTATCGGGAGAAATAGAGATATGCTGGAAGAAATGATCTTGCAGATTCGGGAATACTTTTCAAACAATAATTCGAATGCTACAGGTACATCAGGTGGTTGTTTTTGGCTGCTAGCTGCAAATGGACGTTTTACTACTAAAAAGATGAACGCTATAATCTTGGAGAAGGTGTTAGCACATGAGAAAAGTCAACCGGAAAGTTTGAAGAATTCATTGGTTCCAAAAAAAGTCGAAGTTTTCATATGGAGAGCACGCAGAAAGCGACTACCTTCGCTATTAGAACTCGATAGGAGGGGTGTCGATCTCCACTCGGTGAGATGCCCCATGTGTGATGATGATGTCGAAACAATTGATCATGTATTAATCTTTTGTAAAATTGCCTATGACGTGTGGACGAGAATCTATAAATGGTGGGGTCATGGAGCATACTCGAGACTAAGTATCATCGAAACTTTTGAGGGATCCCTAAATAGGAATACTTCGGAACTTGGGGCAAAGATTTGGCAAGCGGTGGAATGGTCGAGTGGGTATATTTTGTGGAAATATCGAAATATGAAGATATTCAAGAACAAAAAAGTGTGTGCCCCTTCGATTGTGAATGAGATTCAAATCATGACTTTCGAGTGGATTTCTAAGAGGTTAAAAGGTCCAAAGTTGGAGTGGTGTTCGTGGTTATCGGATCCACAAATTTACTTGCAGATTAATTAG